The following proteins are encoded in a genomic region of Mycolicibacterium confluentis:
- a CDS encoding type 1 glutamine amidotransferase codes for MARRLLFIYNDPSAPEALLGEVFTEQGFDIDILNVVPADRLDDPAVDVVFPDPTDYDVVVPLGSRWSVHDEALLSTWVGAEMQFLRDAQAAGVGVLGVCFGGQLIAQALGGSVSRSPSPEVGWYEVSSTTPDFISSGPWFEWHFDRWTVPPGAVEVARSSAASQAFTMGRTLALQFHPELNAALLELWIEEDRDNEVERAGADVEKLRADTAAQRDATADRVRTLVSGFLDRVGQPVAHARPS; via the coding sequence GTGGCACGTCGTCTTCTCTTCATCTACAACGACCCGTCGGCTCCCGAGGCCCTGCTCGGCGAGGTGTTCACCGAGCAGGGGTTCGACATCGACATCCTCAACGTGGTCCCTGCGGACCGGTTGGATGATCCGGCGGTCGACGTCGTGTTCCCCGACCCGACCGACTACGACGTCGTGGTGCCACTCGGTTCACGCTGGTCGGTGCACGACGAGGCGCTGCTGTCGACGTGGGTGGGTGCCGAGATGCAGTTCCTTCGCGACGCGCAGGCCGCCGGGGTCGGGGTGCTCGGCGTGTGCTTCGGCGGGCAGTTGATCGCGCAGGCGTTGGGCGGATCGGTGTCCCGCTCCCCCTCCCCGGAAGTCGGCTGGTACGAAGTATCCAGCACCACACCGGATTTCATCTCCAGCGGACCGTGGTTCGAGTGGCACTTCGACCGGTGGACAGTGCCCCCGGGCGCGGTCGAGGTGGCCCGCAGCAGCGCGGCCTCTCAGGCGTTCACCATGGGCCGCACCCTGGCCCTGCAGTTCCATCCCGAACTCAACGCCGCGCTGCTCGAACTGTGGATCGAAGAGGACCGCGACAACGAGGTCGAACGCGCGGGCGCTGACGTGGAGAAGCTCCGCGCGGACACCGCGGCACAGCGCGACGCGACGGCGGATCGGGTGCGCACGCTGGTTTCCGGATTCCTGGACCGGGTCGGGCAACCGGTCGCTCACGCCCGACCGAGTTGA
- a CDS encoding serine hydrolase domain-containing protein: MIRRSAAVLVAALCLTGCVSPENPPTVAPTTRTAQADDIRAIVTNVMASEHLESALVRVTIDGKEVISEAFGESMTGVPASTDMHFRNGAVAISYVSTLLLILAEENRVGLDDPLSDYLPDIAHADRVTLRQLAQMTSGYHDYVLGNDAFGDELYENPFRQWTPEELLQFAVTKPLQYEPGTNWSYAHTNYVLLGLALERATGEPMPKLLSEKVLDPLGLRNTANSFTPAIPEPALHAFTAERRAALDIPATVPFLEDSTYWNPSWTITHGAIQTTTIEDLATSSAGIGSGELLSADSYRIFASKDLRGRTHSAPGCPTCAPQTEQYTYGLGIVLSGDWLLQNPMFFGYAAVGAYLPQRRISIATAATFDERAFDPEGNYSNAADTLFRRIGAAVAPEHAPPTHPTR; encoded by the coding sequence CTGACCGGGTGCGTGTCACCCGAGAATCCGCCGACAGTCGCGCCCACCACGCGCACCGCGCAGGCCGACGACATCCGGGCCATCGTGACCAATGTGATGGCCTCCGAACACCTGGAGTCCGCGCTGGTGCGGGTCACGATCGACGGCAAGGAGGTCATCAGCGAGGCGTTCGGTGAGTCCATGACCGGCGTGCCCGCCAGCACGGACATGCACTTCCGCAACGGCGCCGTGGCGATCTCGTATGTGTCCACGCTTCTGCTGATCCTGGCCGAGGAGAACAGGGTCGGCCTCGACGACCCACTGTCCGACTACCTGCCCGACATCGCTCACGCCGACCGCGTCACGCTGCGCCAGTTGGCCCAGATGACTTCGGGCTACCACGATTACGTCCTGGGCAACGACGCCTTCGGCGACGAGCTCTACGAGAATCCCTTCCGGCAGTGGACGCCTGAGGAGCTGCTGCAGTTCGCGGTCACCAAGCCGCTGCAGTACGAACCGGGCACCAACTGGAGCTACGCCCACACCAACTATGTGCTGCTGGGCCTGGCGCTGGAGCGGGCGACAGGTGAGCCCATGCCGAAACTGTTGTCGGAGAAGGTCCTTGATCCGCTGGGGCTGCGGAACACCGCCAACTCCTTCACCCCAGCCATTCCCGAACCCGCCCTGCACGCGTTCACCGCCGAACGGCGGGCCGCCCTGGACATCCCGGCGACGGTGCCGTTTTTGGAGGATTCCACCTACTGGAATCCGTCGTGGACCATCACACACGGCGCGATCCAGACCACGACCATCGAAGACCTCGCGACCTCGTCGGCCGGCATCGGATCGGGCGAACTCCTTTCGGCCGACAGCTACCGAATCTTCGCGTCGAAGGATCTGCGTGGCAGGACTCACAGCGCGCCCGGATGCCCGACCTGCGCCCCGCAGACCGAGCAGTACACGTACGGCCTGGGCATCGTGCTCTCCGGTGACTGGCTGCTGCAGAACCCGATGTTCTTCGGGTATGCCGCAGTAGGGGCCTACCTGCCTCAACGCCGGATCTCGATCGCCACGGCAGCCACCTTCGATGAGCGAGCCTTCGACCCCGAGGGGAACTACTCCAACGCCGCCGACACGCTGTTCCGCAGGATCGGCGCGGCCGTCGCACCCGAGCACGCGCCACCCACCCACCCCACGCGGTGA